The DNA window TGCCGAAGGCAAAGGTCAGGCGCTTGCCGACGTTATACCGTTGTAGAAGAGCGATCATGTTGGGTCTCGTGCGAAGGGCAGGAAGGGCAATGCGCAGTGGTTCGCGCGCGGTGGCGGTGTGTTGGCGAACCGGAGGCAGGCATGCAGCAAGCCGATCCATCGCCGCGCGTGAGGTCTGCTCACCGTGCAAGCGATTACAAGGCGGGTATGTGTACTTGGAACCTATAACGGCCGCTGTCGCTACGACTGAAGCCGCCGTGCCGACTTCGGACGGATGACCGTTACCGAGGTGACGGCGGTGTGTACAGGTAGCACGAAGACCCGTGTAAAGCGCTACCAGACCGCCTGGCAGGAGGCGCAGGTCACGGCTTGCCCACGCGCCCGGAGCCGGACTCAGACGGGTGACAGGGTGTGCAGCCAGAAGCCGGGCACCGGCTGCAACGCATGGTTTCAACCAAAGCCAGCCGATGTTCGGGATGCATGGATGTGTCGGTGTTCTGGAGCGTGTTATGGACTTCGGGAGCAGGTGCGTCGGTCGTCAGCGGTGCAGAGCGGGTGCTGCGTGGCGCCGGCCGGGCACGCCACGACCTTGCCGCGCTGCAGGCACGTATGCGGGGGCATCAGGCAGCACGCCCCAGTCGGGCCGGCGTCGAGCTGGCTTGCAACCGGATCACCGACACCGCAGCGCGCAGCTGATGCGCCTGTTCTTCCATCCTGCGTGCGGCGGTGGTTTCTTCCACCAGCGCGGCGTTCTGTAGGGTGGACTGATCCATCTGCGTGATGGTCTGGCCGACTTGCTCGATGCCTTGCCACTGTTGCGGCAACCGCGCGGGCGAGGTGGTCATAGGTGCTTCTCGAAGGCGTACGCGGCTGCCGGCCATGTACGCTTTAGTCTTGAGCCGGCCGGCACCGCTGTTAGCTGGCGCGGCTCAGTCAGAACTCCTGCCAGCTGCTATCGTTGCTCGGTGCGGTCACCACAGCGCGCGGCTTGGAAGCCGATGCACGTCCGGCGGCGGCGACTTTTGCCTTGAGCGCAGAGCTCACCACCGGCCGTGGCGCTGCCACCCGCAGTGCCGGCTGCGTATCCGCCGCGTCGGTCTTGAACACCGCTACCGCATCGGTGAGCTGGATGGCCTGCTCTTCCATCGCACGCGCTGCGGCGGTGGCTTCTTCCACCAGTGCGGCGTTCTGCTGGGTGGTTTCGTCCATCTGGGTGACGGTCTGGTTGACCTGCTCGATGCCGGAAGACTGCTCCTGCGAGGCGGCGGAGATCTCGCCCATGATATCGGTCACCCGCTGCACGCTGGAGACGATCTCGCCCATGGTCTTGCCGGCGCTGTGCACCAGCAACGAGCCGTCCGAGACGCGCTGCACTGAGTCGTCGATCAAGCTCTTGATCTCTTTTGCCGCAGCCGATGAACGCTGGGCGAGGGTGCGCACCTCACTGGCGACCACCGCAAATCCACGGCCTTGCTCGCCGGCACGTGCCGCTTCCACCGCAGCGTTCAAGGCAAGGATATTGGTCTGGAACGAGATGCCGTCGATGACGCTGATGATATCGGCGATCTTCTTGGAGGAGGCTTCGATCCCGCTCATGGTCTCGACCACCTTGTTGACGATCTCGCCACCTTGCGCGGCCACACCGGCCGCGCCAATGGCGAGCTGATTGGCCTGGCGTGCGCTTTCGGCATTCTGCTTGACGGTAGAGGTGAGCTCTTCCATCGAGGCAGCGGTTTCTTCGAGGTTGGCCGCCTGTTGCTCGGTGCGCTGCGACAGATCCTGATTGCCGGCAGCGATCTCGCTGGCAGCGCCCTTGATCGAAATCGCCGACTCCTTTATGCCGCTAACGATCTCGGCCAACTGCGTGGCAGTGGCGTTGGCATCGTCGCGCATCTGCGCGAATACGCCGCGAAACTCGCCGCTCATGCGTACGGTGAGATCGCCGGCAGCGATCGACTGCAACAGCCCCGACAGCGACTGCAGGTTGCCATCGGCGGTGGACATCAGGTGGTTGAGGCTTTCTACCATCACGCGGAAGTCGTACTGGAAACGCTCGGCATCGCCGCGTGCGCTGAAGTCGCCATTGGCGGCCGATTGCGCCAGCTGCTTGATCTCCGAGTTCATCGTGGACAGATTCGCTTTGACCTGGTCCATCGCCGCGGTGATGGCGGCTTTTTCGCCTGGCAGACGCGGCATGTCCTCGCTCAGGTCGCCGATGGCATAACGCTCCACCAAGCGGATGGTCTGCATCTTGACTTTGATGTGTGCGGCAACCAGCTCGTTGGTGTCCGTAGCCATGCGGCCGAAGTCGCCGGGGAAGGCGCTGGCGTCCATGCGGAAGCTGATCTGGCCTGCGTCGTGACGCTTGGCCATATCCAGCTGCGCGGCAATCAGGTTACGCAGCTGCATCTGCATCTTGCTCATCGCCTTGAGCAGGCGGCCCGCCTCGTCGTTGGCGTGGGTTTCGACGTCGTTGTCGAGATTGCCGCCAGCGATGGATTCGGCAGCGCGGGTGGCACGGCTCAGCGGCTGGGTAAGGCTGCGGGTGATCAGCAGGCCCAGGGTGCCACTGAGCAAAACCACCAGCAACGAGCCGCCGATCAGCAGCTTGCGCGAGTCGTCCATCGATTCCAGCGCGGCGTCCGATGCAGCGCTTGCCGTCTTATCTTGCAACGCGATGTTCTCGGCAATCTTGTCTTGCCAGCCTTGCATCGCCGGTGCGGCTTTGGTCAGCAAATAGGGCAACGCTTGATCGCTGTGCCCGGTCATCACCAGATCGATCACTTTGTCGTTCAACGCCTTGACCTTGACGCGGCGTGCATCCAAGTCTGCGCGCAACTGTTTCTCCTGCTCGGACGGCGGCATGGCGTACAAATCATCGCGTGCCTTGACGTAATCGGCGCGTGCAGACTGGATCTGCGCGATGAACTTGCGATTGTCTTCATCGGAAGTTGGCAGCACCACATTGCGCAACTGCTGGCCGATGATGAAGTTGGCATTCATCATGTCGTTGGACAGACGGATTTTTGCCATATTCTCATGTACCAGCTGTTCCAGAAGCGAACGCGCCGAACTCAGGCCGCGGTAGCCGATAAAGGCGATGACGCCGGCCAACACGATCAGCACAGCAAAGGCAGCTGCCAGTCGTGGGCCGATGTTGTAACGCTGGAGAAGTGCAGTCATGACAGAGTCCTTAAAGGCGTTGTAATAAAAATGGTGCGACCTGTGCGCCGCTCCGCACTGCGTGACATGTCGCTGATAAGGAGTAACGGCGGCGTATCGCGATCACTTGACTCATCGATACAAAAAATCTGTAAATCAAATCATTTTTGTGAACTGGATACGCACTCGGTGCGGACGTATTCTTACTTTTGGATCGGCTAACAAAACTACTGCACAGTCGTCAGGCGGGCGCGGCCGGTGCTCGGAATCGGCATGTACCACGCGTACATTCCGGTTCCTCCGCGCCGTCCGCACCCACCTGACGACTGCTCGCTACGGTTTGTTGGCCACTCTTAGAACTCTGCCCAATCCGATTCATTGGACGTTGCTGCTGTAACGGCAGTGCGTGCTGCGGGTCGAGCCGGCAGCTTGGCAACGTTAGTACTGGCCGGAGCCGTCGGTTTGGCAGCGATACGACGCACCAACGGCTTGGCACGCGTCGCTGTTTCCAGCTCGGCGGACAGGCGGAACAACGCCACCGCTTCGGTGAGCTGCTGCGCCTGCTCTTCCATCGAACGGGCAGCGGCAGTGGCTTCTTCGACCAACGCGGCGTTTTGCTGGGTGGCCTCGTCCATCTGCGTGACGGTCTGGTTGACCTGCTCGATGCCGGACGACTGCTCCTGCGAGGCGGCGGAAATCTCGCTCATGATGTCGGTGACGCGCTGCACCGAGGAGACGATCTCGCTCATGGTGCTGCCGGCCTGATTCACCAGCGCCGAGCCTTCGGCGACCTTGCTCACCGAGTCGTCGATCAGGCTCTTGATCTCTTTCGCTGCGCCGGCCGAACGCTGTGCCAGCGTACGCACTTCCGAGGCGACCACGGCAAAGCCGCGCCCCTGCTCACCGGCACGTGCGGCTTCCACCGCGGCGTTCAAGGCCAGGATATTGGTCTGGAATGCAATTCCGTCGATGACACTGATGATTTCGGCAATCTTCTTGGACGAGGTCTCGATGCCGGACATGGTGGTGACCACCTTGCCTACCACGTTGCCGCCGTGCGATGCCACACCTGCCGCGCCGATGGCCAGCTGGTTGGCCTGGCGTGCGCTTTCGGCATTTTGCTTGACGGTGGAGGTGAGCTCTTCCATCGAGGCGGCGGTTTCTTCCAGATTGGCGGCCTGCTGTTCGGTACGCTGCGACAGATCATTGTTGCCGGCCGCAATTTCGCTCGCGGCAGTGTGGATCGCCAAGGTGGAGTGCTTGATGCGGCCGACAATATCGGTCAGCCGCTGCGTCGTCGCATTGGCATCGTCACTTAGACGCGCGAATACGCCGTGGAATTCGCCATCCATGCGGGCGGTCAGGTCGCCGTCGGCGACTGCGCCGAGCAATTGCGACAACTTGCCCAGGTTGCGATCGCTGACTTCCATCATCGAGTTCAGATCCGACACCATTATTGCGAAGTCGTACTTGAAGCGCGTCGCGTCGCCGCGCGCACTGAAGTCGCCCGCCGCTGCGGCTTGTGCCAGCTGCTTGATCTCGGTGTTGATCGACGACAGGCCGGCCTTGGCCGCATCCATCGCCTCGTGCAGGATCGCGCGGCTGGCCGGCAGACGACGTGCGTCCTGGCTCAGGTCGCCCTGGGCATACTGGTTGAGGATGCGCACCGAATCGGTAATGGCATCCAGATGCTCGAAAATCATCGTATTGATGCCGCCGGCAAGCGTGCCATACACGCCGGGGAAATCTTCCGGCATGCGATGGGTGATGTCTTCGGCGGCGTGCAGGTGAGACATGCGCACAGTCTCGTCGGAGAAGCGGCGCAGCATCTGGGTCATGCCGCCGGTAGCCTCCAGCATCTGGCCGATCTCATCCTTGCTGGTCTTCCCGATCTGCAGGCTCAGATCGCCACGTGAGACCGCCTGGATGGCGCCCAATGCCTTGGACAGCGGCGTCGTAATGCTGCGTGCGATCATCCAGCCAAAGGTCATCGACAAGGCAGCCATCAACAGCGTGCCGAGCAGTAGCACGGCGCTGGTCACTTTGAACGAGGAGCTGCTTGCGTCCACCAGGTCGCCCAGCGCTTTGGACTGCTGTGCGTACAACTTATCGACCGAGGCGAACAGTTCCTTGCGGATCTCGCCGGACTGCTTGCGCGAAAATTCCATCGCCGCGGTGCGGTCGGGTTTTGCATAGAGCTTGCGCAGCTGCTGGTTGGCGGCGAAGTAACGCGCACTGGCATCGGTCAGTTTGGCGTATTCGGCTTTCAACGGTGATGCGGCGCCGATCTTGGTATCCAGGGTTTTCTGCGTTTGGACATACTTGGTCTGGATCTCGTCCATGCGTTTGAAGAAGTACGCAAAGCGTTCCGGGTCGTCTAGATTGACGAACTGGCCCACTTCGTAGACGCGGAATTCGCCAGCGAAACCACGCAGCTCGGACAGACGACTCAGCACCGGCACCACGTCCTGGTTGATCAGGGTGGTTTCCTGCTGCATCTGCTTCATGCGCGAAAAACCCAATCCGCCCAGCAAGGCGGTTAGCACTGCACTCAGGCAGAAAGCACACATCAGTTTTCGGCGGATCGGCCAGTCGTTGAACTTGTTCATCACTTACTCCGAATGTTGTGTCTTGACGCTGTCATGCAAGCTAACGGCTGAAGGCCGTGATTCTTTATCCTTGGACGATGAACGCTGCGGCGAGTGGTCCTGGCATGGAGCGATCAACCAGCTCGACAGACAGTCGTGCCTGCCAGGGCGACCAAGGCCGCTGAACGATATCCACCAGGGTACGCAGCGTGGGCCGCATGCATTGCGCGCCTAGTTCAACCGTCTTGCCACTG is part of the Xanthomonas fragariae genome and encodes:
- a CDS encoding methyl-accepting chemotaxis protein is translated as MTALLQRYNIGPRLAAAFAVLIVLAGVIAFIGYRGLSSARSLLEQLVHENMAKIRLSNDMMNANFIIGQQLRNVVLPTSDEDNRKFIAQIQSARADYVKARDDLYAMPPSEQEKQLRADLDARRVKVKALNDKVIDLVMTGHSDQALPYLLTKAAPAMQGWQDKIAENIALQDKTASAASDAALESMDDSRKLLIGGSLLVVLLSGTLGLLITRSLTQPLSRATRAAESIAGGNLDNDVETHANDEAGRLLKAMSKMQMQLRNLIAAQLDMAKRHDAGQISFRMDASAFPGDFGRMATDTNELVAAHIKVKMQTIRLVERYAIGDLSEDMPRLPGEKAAITAAMDQVKANLSTMNSEIKQLAQSAANGDFSARGDAERFQYDFRVMVESLNHLMSTADGNLQSLSGLLQSIAAGDLTVRMSGEFRGVFAQMRDDANATATQLAEIVSGIKESAISIKGAASEIAAGNQDLSQRTEQQAANLEETAASMEELTSTVKQNAESARQANQLAIGAAGVAAQGGEIVNKVVETMSGIEASSKKIADIISVIDGISFQTNILALNAAVEAARAGEQGRGFAVVASEVRTLAQRSSAAAKEIKSLIDDSVQRVSDGSLLVHSAGKTMGEIVSSVQRVTDIMGEISAASQEQSSGIEQVNQTVTQMDETTQQNAALVEEATAAARAMEEQAIQLTDAVAVFKTDAADTQPALRVAAPRPVVSSALKAKVAAAGRASASKPRAVVTAPSNDSSWQEF
- a CDS encoding methyl-accepting chemotaxis protein, which codes for MNKFNDWPIRRKLMCAFCLSAVLTALLGGLGFSRMKQMQQETTLINQDVVPVLSRLSELRGFAGEFRVYEVGQFVNLDDPERFAYFFKRMDEIQTKYVQTQKTLDTKIGAASPLKAEYAKLTDASARYFAANQQLRKLYAKPDRTAAMEFSRKQSGEIRKELFASVDKLYAQQSKALGDLVDASSSSFKVTSAVLLLGTLLMAALSMTFGWMIARSITTPLSKALGAIQAVSRGDLSLQIGKTSKDEIGQMLEATGGMTQMLRRFSDETVRMSHLHAAEDITHRMPEDFPGVYGTLAGGINTMIFEHLDAITDSVRILNQYAQGDLSQDARRLPASRAILHEAMDAAKAGLSSINTEIKQLAQAAAAGDFSARGDATRFKYDFAIMVSDLNSMMEVSDRNLGKLSQLLGAVADGDLTARMDGEFHGVFARLSDDANATTQRLTDIVGRIKHSTLAIHTAASEIAAGNNDLSQRTEQQAANLEETAASMEELTSTVKQNAESARQANQLAIGAAGVASHGGNVVGKVVTTMSGIETSSKKIAEIISVIDGIAFQTNILALNAAVEAARAGEQGRGFAVVASEVRTLAQRSAGAAKEIKSLIDDSVSKVAEGSALVNQAGSTMSEIVSSVQRVTDIMSEISAASQEQSSGIEQVNQTVTQMDEATQQNAALVEEATAAARSMEEQAQQLTEAVALFRLSAELETATRAKPLVRRIAAKPTAPASTNVAKLPARPAARTAVTAATSNESDWAEF